A genomic stretch from Podarcis muralis chromosome W, rPodMur119.hap1.1, whole genome shotgun sequence includes:
- the DYNC2I2 gene encoding cytoplasmic dynein 2 intermediate chain 2 isoform X2 has translation MFSDAAGGAVDVASVWRAERGRRCEEKSTQTGSVSASDAATQSRRARDAGVQTGAGAGFEGRPLGAPGSVDYSGLLAFLQGVEEPVCRELEKNWKSHAFDGWRAEWAEPTERISCLHSLSYPPARERKLHVTGVSWSSTGAVVACSYGRLDDGDWGADKSYVCAWNLDRRAPDPQRPDLVLEAPSAAMGLAFHPRRPSVLAVGLFSGEVLVWDTGRPEDPLIWRSGMTDDSHTDPVYQISRGATPLGVTALSFSPFDPTVFVAGTEGGDVLKCWAGAETPAVGLPHLGGSLPLKAPAQLAFAPHGGPVYSLSCSPFHRNLFLSGGTDGHVHLYSMLQAQPLVSLQLSKKYVFGVRWSPVRPLVFAAATGEGEVHLFDFGQNSQKPSLSVRQSPEPAYCLEFNPRRAQLLAAGDGGGGVKVWQLGGEFGEEGGRERSQLEMLANEVTD, from the exons AAAAGCACCCAGACGGGGTCCGTCTCCGCGTCGGACGCCGCCACCCAGTCCCGCCGCGCCCGGGACGCCGGGGTCCAGACGGGCGCCGGCGCCGGGTTCGAGGGCCGGCCCTTGGGGGCCCCGGGGTCCGTGGACTACTCCGGCCTGCTggccttcctccaaggagtagAGGAGCCGGTGTGCCGGGAGCTGGAGAAGAACTGGAAGAGCCACGCCTTTGACGGGTGGCGGGCCGAGTGGGCGGAGCCGACGGAGAGG ATCTCTTGCCTGCACAGCCTCTCCTACCCTCCGGCCCGGGAGCGAAAGCTCCACGTCACCGGGGTCTCCTGGAGTTCCACCGGCGCCGTGGTGGCCTGCTCCTACGGCAG ATTGGACGACGGCGACTGGGGGGCCGACAAATCCTACGTCTGCGCCTGGAACCTCGACCGCCGGGCCCCCGACCCCCAGCGCCCCGATCTCGTCCTGGAGGCCCCCAGCGCCGCCATGGGGCTGGCCTTCCACCCGCGCCGCCCGTCCGTCCTCGCCG TGGGGCTGTTCAGTGGGGAAGTCCTGGTCTGGGACACCGGCCGGCCGGAAGACCCACTGATCTGGAGGAGCGGCATGACGGACGACTCGCACACGGACCCCGTGTACCAG aTTTCCCGCGGGGCCACGCCGCTGGGGGTCACggccctctccttctccccctttGACCCCACGGTCTTTGTGGCCGGGACCGAAGGGGGCGACGTCCTCAAGTGCTGGGCGGGGGCCGAGACCCCCGCCGTGGGGCTGCCGCACTTGGGGGGCAGCCTGCCCCTCAAGGCCCCCGCCCAGCTGGCCTTTGCGCCCCACGGCGGGCCCGTCTACTCCCTCAGCTGCTCGCCGTTCCACAG GAACCTGTTTCTGAGCGGAGGAACCGACGGCCATGTTCACCTCTACTCCATGCTCCAGGCGCAGCCCCTAGTATCTCTGCAACTCTCCAAGAAGTATGTTTTCGGCGTCAGGTGGTCCCCCGTCCGGCCCCTGGTCTTCGCCGCCGCTACTGGAgaag GGGAAGTCCATCTCTTTGACTTCGGCCAAAACTCCCAGAAGCCCTCGCTCTCCGTCCGTCAAAGCCCAGAGCCCGCCTACTGCCTGGAGTTCAACCCCCGGCGGGCTCAGCTATTGGctgccggggacggagggggcgGGGTCAAGGTCTGGCAGCTGGGCGGGGAATTTggcgaggaaggagggagggagaggagccagCTGGAGATGCTGGCCAATGAGGTGACCGATTGA
- the DYNC2I2 gene encoding cytoplasmic dynein 2 intermediate chain 2 isoform X1, whose translation MFSDAAGGAVDVASVWRAERGRRCEEKSTQTGSVSASDAATQSRRARDAGVQTGAGAGFEGRPLGAPGSVDYSGLLAFLQGVEEPVCRELEKNWKSHAFDGWRAEWAEPTERISCLHSLSYPPARERKLHVTGVSWSSTGAVVACSYGRLDDGDWGADKSYVCAWNLDRRAPDPQRPDLVLEAPSAAMGLAFHPRRPSVLAVGLFSGEVLVWDTGRPEDPLIWRSGMTDDSHTDPVYQVTWLPGDKQPRLLSASTDGKILLWQEGRDGLLEPAAGFALALQQIPRGARPKKISRGATPLGVTALSFSPFDPTVFVAGTEGGDVLKCWAGAETPAVGLPHLGGSLPLKAPAQLAFAPHGGPVYSLSCSPFHRNLFLSGGTDGHVHLYSMLQAQPLVSLQLSKKYVFGVRWSPVRPLVFAAATGEGEVHLFDFGQNSQKPSLSVRQSPEPAYCLEFNPRRAQLLAAGDGGGGVKVWQLGGEFGEEGGRERSQLEMLANEVTD comes from the exons AAAAGCACCCAGACGGGGTCCGTCTCCGCGTCGGACGCCGCCACCCAGTCCCGCCGCGCCCGGGACGCCGGGGTCCAGACGGGCGCCGGCGCCGGGTTCGAGGGCCGGCCCTTGGGGGCCCCGGGGTCCGTGGACTACTCCGGCCTGCTggccttcctccaaggagtagAGGAGCCGGTGTGCCGGGAGCTGGAGAAGAACTGGAAGAGCCACGCCTTTGACGGGTGGCGGGCCGAGTGGGCGGAGCCGACGGAGAGG ATCTCTTGCCTGCACAGCCTCTCCTACCCTCCGGCCCGGGAGCGAAAGCTCCACGTCACCGGGGTCTCCTGGAGTTCCACCGGCGCCGTGGTGGCCTGCTCCTACGGCAG ATTGGACGACGGCGACTGGGGGGCCGACAAATCCTACGTCTGCGCCTGGAACCTCGACCGCCGGGCCCCCGACCCCCAGCGCCCCGATCTCGTCCTGGAGGCCCCCAGCGCCGCCATGGGGCTGGCCTTCCACCCGCGCCGCCCGTCCGTCCTCGCCG TGGGGCTGTTCAGTGGGGAAGTCCTGGTCTGGGACACCGGCCGGCCGGAAGACCCACTGATCTGGAGGAGCGGCATGACGGACGACTCGCACACGGACCCCGTGTACCAG GTGACCTGGCTCCCGGGCGACAAACAGCCCCGCCTCCTCAGCGCCTCGACGGACGGCAAGATCCTCCTCTGGCAGGAGGGGCGGGACGGGCTTCTCGAACCCGCCGCCGGCTTCGCCTTGGCCTTGCAGCAGATCCCCCGGGGGGCCAGGCCCAAGAAG aTTTCCCGCGGGGCCACGCCGCTGGGGGTCACggccctctccttctccccctttGACCCCACGGTCTTTGTGGCCGGGACCGAAGGGGGCGACGTCCTCAAGTGCTGGGCGGGGGCCGAGACCCCCGCCGTGGGGCTGCCGCACTTGGGGGGCAGCCTGCCCCTCAAGGCCCCCGCCCAGCTGGCCTTTGCGCCCCACGGCGGGCCCGTCTACTCCCTCAGCTGCTCGCCGTTCCACAG GAACCTGTTTCTGAGCGGAGGAACCGACGGCCATGTTCACCTCTACTCCATGCTCCAGGCGCAGCCCCTAGTATCTCTGCAACTCTCCAAGAAGTATGTTTTCGGCGTCAGGTGGTCCCCCGTCCGGCCCCTGGTCTTCGCCGCCGCTACTGGAgaag GGGAAGTCCATCTCTTTGACTTCGGCCAAAACTCCCAGAAGCCCTCGCTCTCCGTCCGTCAAAGCCCAGAGCCCGCCTACTGCCTGGAGTTCAACCCCCGGCGGGCTCAGCTATTGGctgccggggacggagggggcgGGGTCAAGGTCTGGCAGCTGGGCGGGGAATTTggcgaggaaggagggagggagaggagccagCTGGAGATGCTGGCCAATGAGGTGACCGATTGA